CAATTTGAGCCCCATTCATGCTTTTCCTGTTGAGAATCCATAGTATTAGATAAGATAAATATCCCTTCATTTCGCAGCAAGCCATGTGGAATGTATTGGATGTCCAACTAATTAACTTTATGTTTTTTATTGCATAACCGATATTTACAGCAATTAAATATTAGAATTAAGAATTCGAAAAAAGTAAAATCCATGATCAGATAATTTCAAGATGTAATATTGAATTTGATAATTCTTTTAATTTTAGGCGGCTTGTTAACGTATTTTTTTAGAGGGTATTATTATTTCTTAGGGTTACAGAAGAATTATTTAATAAAGAACCTTGATATCCTAAATTAGATATTAGCGAATAGGATTCGTCGGGGTCAGAAGTGTTGAGTACATCCAATACTCCTTCTTCGTTGTTTGTATATGCAGATATTGCATTGTTCACAGATGTTACTTCAGTTACATTATGGCCCATTGGATTTTGAAATGAAAAGCCAATGCATCTAAATTATCAGGATTTAATGAACTAAAAGACGATACTAAAGCAACTACTATTAAAATGAATATGATCCCCAAAATCTCAATATCATATCTCATAAACAACACCACATAATACTATGGTAATAATCACATATGAGATTTATTATTCGTTATGAAACAGAGTAAAATTACTTCTCTTTTCTTGAAGTGGGAAATATTAAAAGAAAAAAACCTTTATTTATATTGAAGATTTCAATTTATTGAAAACCAAAATAATTTTAATTATATAAATTATTCATATGTTAATTTAAGGTTATAATTGTAATTCTTACATTAATATGTAAACAAAGTAAGAATTTATCAGGAATAAAACAATGAAAAAGGATTCAATATTATGAATAAGTTAAAAATAAGATGAAATATCTGTAATTAGGGATATTATGGAGTTTTTTTCATCGAACATCCAATATTTTCATTGTTCTTACTATCTTCCATGTTTTAAGAAACATTATTTTGTATAATGAAAAATTTATACTAACGAACGTTAGTTTTATATACTATGTCAGCAAACTGTAACTAACGATTTCTTCGATACCTTATCCAGGTAGACATTTTTGTTTCTATAATAAGATTTTTATATTTTTGATTCTAATGTAGTTTTATGATTAAAACTCCTACTGTTTTTGTTCTAGGTGCTGGTGCAAGCATACCTTACGGTTATCCTTCAGGAGAGAAATTACGTGAAGAAATTTGTCATGAATTAGAAGATCCTTCACATCCTTATGGACTTAATGCTTCAAAGTCAAGGATTCTCTGAGAAAGAATTTTGGAGTTCAGTTCTTCTTTATCCTCAGGAAGATTATGACTAACAAGATTTTTAAAATGATCAAAAGCTTATCAGATTATATTTAAATTTAAAAAGTTTTCTACGATTATCCCATGGATTCCATTAGGGCATAGAAGTACTTTGAATCCTTAGTTTTATATAATTGATACCATGCTTCCAATGTTTCAACTTTCATTACATTTATTCTTTTTAATACTTCATATGAAAACTCTAATGGTGCAATACCACTAGCAGTTATTAGATTATCATCTGTAACTGCTGGTTGATTCAAATAAAAATTCTCTCCACCGTATTTAGAACAAAACAATTTTAAAAATTCAATGTCATTACTGGTATGATTTCTATTGTTTAATAATCCTTCATTTGCTAGGGCAACTGTGGCTCCGCAAATTGCTGCAATAATTACTTTTTTATCTATAATACCTAAAACAATATCTATTATTTTTTTATTTTCCTCTTGCATCCATGTATCTGCTCCAGGTAAAATAAGTAAATCATCTTCCTTAAACTTGATATTATCAATACTCTCATCTGGAGTAATTATAATACCTCCCATTGTTTTTATAGGTTCAGTAGTATTCCCAATTTTTATAAGCTCTACAGGAGGTCTTTTTTTATCCAAATATCTGCCACTGTTCAGTTCCGCGGTTAAATAGCTGATTTCCCAATCTGCTAATGAATTTAATACGTATATATACACTTTCATAATATTTCCTTAAGCATTAGTGTTTATAATTTTATCGTTTTCTGAGTAAAATTCTTGAAAAAAAAATTTTTGATATTTTTTATTTTTTGATTTATTTGACTAACGTTCGTTCGTTAGCTTTATATTGTAGTTCAATAATAGTATAGTGCAACAACCTAACAAGTGTTCGTTAGTAATATAACTTTTTAAATTTCTATGAATTTTTTAGGTTATGTTAACAGTATAGCGGACTAACGAACGTTAGTAAGGAGATGAAAATTTGAATAATAAAAAAAATACCTCCAAACCTGATGAAAAATCAACTAAAGACAAAATATTCGATGTATCAGTAGATTTATTTTCAAAAAAAGGTTTCGATGCAGTATCCATGAGGGAAATAGGAAGAGAAGTAGGCATAAGGGAGAGTTCAATTTATAACCATTATAAAAATAAGGAAGCCATATTAGATGCCATAATAAACTTTTTCCTATCTGAACTTGAAGCCAGCGGTCTGCCGGAAGAACAAATGGACGAATTAATAGCCACAAGTCCAGACATGTTCTTTAAAATTGGAGCAAAGACATTCATTGAACGAATGTCAACTCCAAAAACAGAAAAAATATGGAGGATCATATCTATCGAAGTATTCCATAATAAGAAAATTAGAAAATTTTTCGTGGAAGAGCTTCTTGAAACTCCC
This sequence is a window from Methanobacterium sp. SMA-27. Protein-coding genes within it:
- a CDS encoding type 1 glutamine amidotransferase family protein, whose amino-acid sequence is MKVYIYVLNSLADWEISYLTAELNSGRYLDKKRPPVELIKIGNTTEPIKTMGGIIITPDESIDNIKFKEDDLLILPGADTWMQEENKKIIDIVLGIIDKKVIIAAICGATVALANEGLLNNRNHTSNDIEFLKLFCSKYGGENFYLNQPAVTDDNLITASGIAPLEFSYEVLKRINVMKVETLEAWYQLYKTKDSKYFYALMESMG
- a CDS encoding TetR/AcrR family transcriptional regulator, coding for MNNKKNTSKPDEKSTKDKIFDVSVDLFSKKGFDAVSMREIGREVGIRESSIYNHYKNKEAILDAIINFFLSELEASGLPEEQMDELIATSPDMFFKIGAKTFIERMSTPKTEKIWRIISIEVFHNKKIRKFFVEELLETPLKSWEAIFTKMMEENLIKQYDPKILAREYFSYAIFLYFEYFILKYDTDYTSFMDLAWDKMADHAKFILDSIKIDSI